From a region of the Spelaeicoccus albus genome:
- the ftsZ gene encoding cell division protein FtsZ, translated as MAAPQNYLAVIKVVGTGGGGVNAVQRMIDVGLKGVEFVAINTDAQALLMCDADVKLEVGRDLTRGLGAGADPEVGKKAAEDHESEIEEVLKGADMVFVTAGEGGGTGTGGAPVVARIARAMGALTIGVVTRPFTFEGRRRSQQAESGITALREEVDTLIVIPNDRLLSISDRNVSMLEAFQSADQVLLSGVQGITDLITTPGLINLDFADVKSVMQGAGSALMGIGSARGEDRAIQAAEAAIASPLLEASIDGAHGVLLSVQGGSDLGLFEINEAARLVQEAAHPEANIIFGAVIDDSLGDECRVTVIAAGFDMVTPADAEAAPGASAAGTIPSVPAASPQPVPADVPTGSIPAAPEPRDVSVAENGSSGDDVPQVLDEETTRRRDDDLDIPDFLK; from the coding sequence TTGGCAGCTCCGCAGAACTATCTGGCCGTCATCAAGGTCGTCGGTACCGGCGGCGGCGGCGTCAACGCCGTTCAGCGGATGATTGACGTCGGACTCAAGGGCGTCGAATTCGTCGCCATCAACACCGACGCGCAGGCATTGCTGATGTGCGATGCCGACGTGAAACTCGAAGTCGGACGGGACTTGACGCGCGGCCTTGGCGCCGGCGCGGATCCCGAGGTCGGCAAGAAGGCCGCCGAAGATCACGAGTCGGAGATCGAAGAGGTGCTCAAGGGCGCCGACATGGTCTTCGTCACGGCCGGTGAGGGCGGCGGAACCGGCACGGGCGGCGCGCCGGTCGTGGCCCGGATCGCCCGCGCGATGGGCGCGTTGACTATCGGCGTCGTCACCCGGCCGTTCACCTTCGAAGGACGCCGCCGCTCGCAGCAGGCCGAAAGCGGCATTACCGCGCTGCGCGAGGAAGTCGATACGCTGATCGTCATTCCGAACGACAGGCTGCTGTCGATCTCCGACCGCAACGTCAGCATGCTCGAAGCTTTCCAGTCTGCCGATCAGGTGTTGCTTTCCGGCGTGCAGGGCATCACCGACCTCATCACGACACCCGGTCTGATCAACCTCGACTTCGCGGACGTGAAGTCCGTGATGCAGGGCGCCGGCTCGGCCCTGATGGGAATCGGCTCGGCCCGTGGAGAGGACCGTGCGATTCAAGCGGCCGAAGCCGCGATCGCATCGCCGCTGCTGGAAGCCAGCATCGACGGCGCCCACGGAGTGCTGCTCAGCGTGCAGGGCGGGTCGGATCTCGGGCTGTTCGAAATCAACGAGGCTGCGCGTCTCGTCCAAGAGGCCGCGCATCCCGAAGCGAACATCATCTTCGGTGCCGTCATCGACGATTCGCTCGGCGACGAATGCCGCGTCACGGTCATTGCGGCCGGATTCGACATGGTCACCCCCGCAGACGCCGAGGCGGCTCCGGGCGCCTCGGCGGCGGGCACCATCCCGTCCGTGCCGGCAGCTTCTCCGCAGCCCGTGCCGGCCGACGTGCCCACCGGCTCGATACCCGCCGCGCCCGAACCGCGGGACGTGTCGGTAGCCGAGAACGGGTCGTCGGGCGACGACGTGCCGCAAGTACTCGACGAGGAAACCACTCGCCGGCGGGACGACGATCTGGATATCCCGGACTTCTTGAAGTAA